A genome region from Clostridium sp. JN-9 includes the following:
- a CDS encoding M42 family metallopeptidase, producing the protein MNYDVEKVKEYLERILTIPSPTGYTAKIMDYLKGELSSMNIPYRATNKGALIVTLPGENQDYQRTLSAHVDTLGAMVKGIKSNGALSLVPIGGFMMNSIDGENCTIVTMDKKEYSGTIHTIKPSVHISGDEARELKRTPENMEVIIDEKVFNSKDTEKLGINVGDFICFDSRTTITENGFIKSRHLDDKASVAVLLYAIKYIKENNIKLPYTTNIFISNYEEVGHGASYIPENTKEFLSVDMGAPGLTQNSSEYSVCICAKDSSGPYDLDFRNKLVNICKENNISNKIDIYPFYGSDASAVVRAGWDVKTGLIGTGVFASHAYERTHIDGVMATLDLVIKYCQSK; encoded by the coding sequence ATGAATTACGACGTGGAAAAAGTAAAAGAATATCTTGAAAGGATTTTGACTATACCAAGTCCTACAGGATATACTGCTAAAATTATGGACTATCTTAAAGGTGAGCTTTCCTCAATGAATATTCCATATAGAGCTACAAATAAAGGAGCTCTCATTGTTACTTTACCTGGGGAAAATCAGGATTATCAAAGGACATTATCTGCCCATGTTGATACACTTGGAGCTATGGTTAAAGGTATAAAAAGTAATGGTGCATTGTCTCTTGTTCCTATTGGCGGGTTTATGATGAACTCCATAGATGGAGAAAATTGTACTATTGTTACAATGGATAAAAAGGAATACAGCGGCACAATCCATACTATAAAGCCATCAGTACATATTAGCGGTGATGAGGCCAGAGAACTTAAAAGAACACCTGAAAATATGGAAGTAATAATAGATGAAAAGGTATTTAATTCTAAAGATACAGAAAAATTAGGAATTAATGTTGGAGATTTTATATGTTTTGATTCCAGAACAACTATTACAGAAAATGGTTTTATAAAAAGCAGGCATTTGGACGATAAAGCCAGTGTAGCTGTTTTGTTATATGCAATTAAATATATAAAAGAAAATAACATTAAGCTTCCTTATACCACAAATATATTTATCAGTAATTACGAAGAAGTAGGCCATGGTGCAAGCTATATTCCTGAGAACACTAAGGAATTTTTATCCGTGGATATGGGTGCACCAGGACTTACTCAGAATTCATCTGAATACAGTGTGTGCATATGTGCCAAGGATTCCTCGGGCCCATATGATTTAGATTTTAGAAATAAATTAGTTAATATATGCAAAGAAAATAATATTTCAAATAAAATAGACATTTACCCCTTTTATGGATCTGATGCTTCTGCAGTAGTTCGTGCAGGATGGGATGTTAAAACTGGTTTAATAGGTACTGGAGTATTTGCATCTCATGCTTATGAAAGAACTCATATAGATGGTGTCATGGCTACCTTAGATTTAGTAATTAAATATTGCCAGAGTAAATAA
- a CDS encoding VanW family protein: protein MKNKKILIPLILAVLIVFGSVGFYMAHINNSVKSWNNKIYPGVKIEGTDLSGKTKEQAVQLLNEKFSNVVPNKKINIKTSKGTYTLTYNKLSPKYNIDEVVNQAFNYGKDLSFFSKYNTIKKSPVENFKLKFTYDSKPVKDIVSTIEKGVNKDPVNASMKISGSSFIINPEAKGIKLQNNKLEKDILNSINGDLGSDVNIQAATEEVQPRITSEKLKPIDTAISTFSTNYGSISPSERANNIALATRGIDGTVLMPGDTFSFNGVLGKRTAEKGYQSAHVIVGTQVVDDYGGGICQVSTTLYNAILRANVKATERTHHTIPSSYIGLGMDATVDYGNLDYKFTNTLGYPIYIAGSADGANVGFTVYSNSSLKGKTYDIYNDVYETIQPNVKYIDDPAMPVGQTETIQKPFTGYRVKVYKKTIQNGSVISTELISNDYYKPVDAQIKRGTKSS from the coding sequence TTGAAAAACAAAAAGATATTAATTCCACTAATATTAGCTGTATTGATTGTTTTTGGATCTGTGGGATTTTATATGGCACATATAAATAATAGCGTTAAATCGTGGAATAATAAAATTTATCCTGGTGTTAAAATAGAAGGCACTGACTTATCTGGAAAGACAAAAGAACAGGCTGTCCAGTTATTAAATGAAAAATTCAGCAATGTTGTACCAAATAAGAAAATAAATATTAAAACTTCAAAAGGAACTTATACATTAACTTATAACAAACTTAGTCCAAAATACAATATTGATGAAGTAGTTAACCAGGCTTTTAATTATGGGAAGGATTTATCTTTTTTCTCAAAATATAATACAATAAAGAAATCTCCAGTGGAAAACTTTAAATTAAAATTTACCTATGACTCAAAGCCTGTTAAAGACATTGTAAGTACAATAGAAAAGGGTGTTAATAAAGATCCTGTAAATGCTTCAATGAAAATATCTGGATCATCATTTATAATAAATCCCGAAGCTAAAGGAATAAAGCTTCAAAATAATAAGCTTGAAAAGGATATTTTAAACAGTATAAATGGGGATTTAGGATCAGATGTAAATATTCAGGCTGCAACGGAAGAGGTACAGCCAAGGATTACCAGTGAGAAATTAAAACCAATTGATACTGCTATTTCTACTTTTTCTACAAACTATGGCAGTATATCTCCTTCGGAAAGAGCTAATAATATAGCATTAGCTACAAGGGGAATTGATGGTACTGTATTAATGCCTGGAGATACATTTAGTTTTAATGGAGTGCTTGGAAAAAGAACAGCAGAAAAAGGCTATCAATCAGCCCATGTTATTGTAGGAACTCAGGTAGTAGATGATTATGGGGGAGGAATCTGCCAGGTATCAACTACATTATATAATGCCATATTAAGGGCAAATGTTAAAGCAACGGAAAGAACACATCATACTATTCCTTCTTCATATATAGGTTTGGGAATGGATGCTACTGTAGATTATGGGAATCTGGATTATAAATTTACTAATACACTAGGCTATCCAATTTATATAGCAGGCAGCGCGGATGGAGCAAATGTGGGCTTTACTGTGTACTCAAATTCATCATTAAAAGGCAAAACTTATGATATATATAATGATGTATATGAAACAATACAGCCAAATGTAAAATATATAGATGATCCTGCAATGCCAGTTGGTCAGACAGAAACTATTCAAAAGCCTTTTACTGGATACAGGGTGAAAGTGTATAAGAAAACCATACAAAATGGCAGCGTAATTTCTACAGAGCTCATATCAAATGATTATTACAAGCCAGTAGATGCCCAAATTAAAAGAGGAACAAAAAGTAGTTAG
- a CDS encoding MoxR family ATPase has protein sequence MDDKGVINKIVLNIEKVIIGKEYEIYNILKGIIGNGHILIEDVPGVGKTTLVKALSKSVNLSYNRIQFTPDLLPSDITGISIYNQKSMEFEFKKGPVFCNILLADEINRTSPKTQSALLQVMEEKQVSEGNNTYEMKEPFIVMATQNPVEYEGTFILPEAQLDRFMIKVKLGYPDKMYETKILSTYINDEPLKNLETVADAEDILMIQKKVRQVSASKEIFDYIANIADATRNNKFLILGASPRASLALLRISQANAYINGRDYIIPEDVRENVHIVLDHRLRSSSLAKSNNYTTSHVIDDIMKTLPVPRIK, from the coding sequence ATGGACGATAAGGGTGTTATAAATAAAATTGTACTTAATATTGAAAAAGTAATTATAGGAAAAGAATATGAAATATATAATATATTAAAAGGAATAATTGGAAATGGGCATATACTAATAGAGGATGTCCCTGGGGTTGGGAAGACTACTCTTGTAAAAGCACTATCAAAATCTGTGAATCTCTCTTATAACAGAATTCAGTTCACACCAGATCTGCTGCCATCAGACATAACAGGTATTTCAATTTATAACCAGAAGTCCATGGAATTTGAGTTTAAAAAAGGACCTGTATTCTGTAATATACTGTTAGCTGATGAGATAAACAGGACATCACCAAAAACCCAGTCTGCATTGCTGCAGGTAATGGAGGAAAAGCAGGTATCAGAAGGAAATAATACTTATGAAATGAAAGAACCATTTATAGTTATGGCAACACAAAATCCAGTTGAGTATGAAGGCACTTTTATACTGCCTGAAGCTCAGTTAGACAGATTTATGATTAAGGTTAAACTTGGATATCCTGATAAGATGTATGAAACAAAAATATTAAGTACTTATATAAATGATGAGCCTTTAAAAAATTTAGAAACTGTAGCTGATGCAGAGGATATATTGATGATACAGAAAAAAGTAAGGCAGGTTTCAGCATCTAAAGAAATATTTGATTATATAGCAAATATAGCTGATGCTACAAGGAACAACAAATTTTTAATTTTAGGCGCAAGCCCAAGAGCTTCATTGGCGTTACTTAGAATATCTCAGGCTAATGCATATATTAATGGAAGAGATTATATAATTCCAGAGGATGTAAGGGAAAATGTACACATAGTGCTGGATCACAGACTAAGATCATCTTCTCTTGCCAAGTCTAACAACTATACTACAAGTCATGTTATCGATGATATTATGAAGACTTTACCTGTACCAAGAATAAAATAG
- a CDS encoding DUF58 domain-containing protein: MVKIDKKFAALMICALVFAYSQGGNLPYAVFYGFLLSFLLGVLYVIKMKNGIYMKTEMDRNLYFCGEQGEYKLIIENLTLLPIPFLIIKNRALADLNLKYKGQSINLNIDEKKIIKGKVNFKVRGIYNFGDNDLNISDLFSIFKIRKYYNSHEEIKVYPKITDIKGIEVNGYNLIRNIVNFKGTLEDISAVKDIRKYNTGDSLKRVHWKLSAKYGQLYVKDFDNVSEEKCTLLFNMNEDDYFVENGHIIEEKIVGACVSVINNMQIRDITCDVFINNSSVQRFSIESREDFNTLMEYFLVNKSKGKMEYIKFIYSSLESIHKGSWLGIFTHKADEEFANCIINIMNMGYRVTVIYILENPRDLNYINVIKNSQIDCINFNELII, from the coding sequence GTGGTTAAAATAGATAAAAAATTTGCAGCTTTAATGATCTGTGCACTTGTATTTGCCTACTCCCAGGGTGGGAATCTGCCTTATGCTGTTTTTTATGGATTTTTATTATCTTTTTTGCTTGGGGTATTATATGTGATAAAGATGAAGAACGGCATATACATGAAAACTGAAATGGATAGAAATTTATATTTCTGCGGTGAACAAGGTGAATATAAATTAATTATAGAAAACTTAACTCTGCTTCCCATACCTTTTCTAATTATAAAAAACAGGGCATTGGCTGATTTAAATCTAAAGTATAAAGGGCAGTCAATAAACCTGAACATTGATGAGAAAAAAATAATAAAAGGAAAAGTTAATTTTAAAGTAAGGGGAATATACAATTTTGGAGACAATGATTTAAATATATCAGATTTGTTTTCCATTTTTAAAATAAGGAAATATTATAATTCTCATGAGGAAATTAAGGTTTATCCAAAAATAACAGATATAAAGGGCATTGAGGTCAATGGATATAATCTTATAAGAAATATTGTAAATTTCAAGGGCACCCTTGAGGATATATCAGCTGTAAAAGATATAAGAAAATACAATACGGGAGATAGCTTAAAAAGAGTTCACTGGAAGCTCAGTGCAAAATATGGACAGCTTTACGTTAAAGATTTTGATAATGTATCCGAAGAAAAGTGTACATTGCTCTTTAATATGAATGAGGATGATTATTTTGTAGAAAACGGACATATAATTGAAGAAAAAATAGTAGGGGCATGTGTTTCTGTAATAAATAATATGCAGATAAGAGATATAACCTGTGATGTATTTATTAACAACAGTTCAGTGCAAAGGTTTTCCATAGAAAGCAGGGAAGATTTCAACACTCTTATGGAATATTTTCTTGTTAATAAAAGTAAAGGTAAAATGGAATATATTAAATTTATATATTCCAGCCTGGAAAGCATTCACAAAGGCAGCTGGCTTGGGATATTTACACACAAGGCAGATGAAGAATTTGCAAATTGCATTATAAATATTATGAATATGGGGTATAGGGTCACAGTAATCTATATTTTAGAAAATCCAAGGGACTTAAATTATATAAATGTTATTAAAAATTCTCAAATAGATTGTATAAATTTTAATGAGCTTATTATATAG
- a CDS encoding transglutaminase-like domain-containing protein produces the protein MVRTIKDNIVFIILIYINIIFNLSVMSSCFQISRFGYGSVTLLYICSILIWAFYKDILKTRKNRIYFTAVILILTALFMHYMMDINSIMQTYVNNGIAIVNSISDGTSADYNLYKPYIIVLIPLISLLIVAFTHKRFQNFIIIITFTVMISYWYTGYDVQIKNNLFKFIMISLITYASNKYNENERKFRKTGVNINSSFNKVFIYIILSSIIISGISKVLPQNFLGKYDGSIINKLQNKFAANKKAEGDIKNKYNISFAGYDDSSVKLGGPVIINDLTAFKIEFNQENDENKPMYFTGSIKDKYDGFSWEKTKNNYVDAEKGPKYTQGFIEPLNGKRTLMIYPNELRSSTLFVPRYTENVTISENGKAFIDEFGSYINSTIVNKSYKVQYYGSSNMADNLFINLPDNNYISQEMSREYNGTIDNREKEVSEQARSKYKEFLQLPDNISNRTIELVNTITKDKHGSYDKARAIFDYLSLNYKYTLDVSEVPKEQEFLDYFLFTEKKGYCTYFATASTIMCRIAGIPAKYVEGFHITDKKDSDGLYEASNKNAHAWCEILVSPSKNMWAVLDPIPDSTDLLLKEEQLKKAKAQSELQNKQYQIKKNQNMQDKNDIVNQSADKSLFSKKVIYIISIFTALTMLLFIRVIFIIIKTRSIIRNKSIIPLYNQLIKRLKTSGMVKEDSISDMEFASNINELKLRFKMVSLVKTAYEEFYGGKQNINADKKDYLISVEEYLKETQGKLRYYIEKLFFY, from the coding sequence ATGGTGAGAACTATTAAGGATAATATAGTTTTTATTATACTTATATATATTAATATTATTTTTAATTTAAGTGTAATGAGCAGCTGTTTTCAAATCAGCAGATTTGGCTATGGATCAGTTACATTATTATATATATGCAGTATATTAATATGGGCTTTTTATAAGGATATATTAAAAACAAGAAAGAATAGAATATATTTTACTGCGGTAATTTTAATATTAACTGCACTTTTTATGCACTATATGATGGATATTAATAGTATTATGCAGACTTATGTTAATAATGGCATTGCTATAGTAAATTCAATATCTGATGGAACCTCTGCGGACTATAATTTATATAAACCATATATTATTGTATTAATTCCTCTTATTTCCCTTCTAATAGTGGCATTTACTCATAAAAGATTTCAAAATTTCATTATTATAATAACCTTTACGGTGATGATAAGCTACTGGTATACAGGCTATGATGTTCAAATTAAAAATAATTTATTTAAGTTTATAATGATTAGTTTAATAACATATGCCTCTAATAAATATAATGAAAATGAAAGAAAATTTAGGAAGACAGGAGTTAATATAAACAGCTCATTTAATAAAGTATTTATATATATAATACTAAGCAGTATAATAATTTCCGGTATAAGCAAGGTACTTCCACAGAACTTTCTGGGTAAGTATGATGGCAGTATAATAAATAAACTACAAAACAAATTTGCAGCTAATAAAAAAGCTGAAGGTGATATAAAAAATAAATATAATATATCTTTTGCAGGATATGATGACAGCAGCGTGAAACTAGGAGGCCCTGTTATTATTAATGATCTCACTGCCTTCAAAATAGAATTTAACCAGGAAAATGATGAAAATAAACCAATGTATTTCACTGGATCAATAAAAGATAAATATGATGGTTTTTCATGGGAAAAAACTAAAAATAATTATGTGGATGCGGAAAAAGGGCCAAAGTATACACAGGGTTTTATTGAACCTTTAAATGGGAAAAGGACTTTGATGATTTATCCAAATGAGCTTAGAAGCTCTACACTATTTGTGCCAAGGTATACTGAAAACGTTACAATAAGCGAAAATGGTAAGGCATTTATAGATGAATTTGGAAGTTATATAAACAGTACAATTGTAAATAAGTCCTATAAAGTACAGTATTATGGAAGTTCAAATATGGCAGATAATCTGTTCATTAACTTACCAGATAACAATTATATAAGCCAGGAAATGTCAAGAGAATATAATGGAACAATTGATAACAGGGAAAAGGAAGTTTCTGAGCAGGCTCGTTCAAAGTACAAGGAGTTCCTTCAGCTTCCTGATAATATCAGTAACAGAACTATTGAACTGGTAAATACAATAACAAAGGATAAGCATGGAAGCTATGATAAAGCAAGGGCAATATTTGATTATCTTTCTCTTAATTATAAATATACATTAGACGTTTCAGAGGTACCAAAGGAGCAGGAATTTTTAGACTACTTTCTTTTTACTGAGAAAAAAGGTTATTGCACATATTTTGCCACGGCATCAACTATTATGTGCAGAATTGCAGGTATTCCCGCAAAATATGTAGAGGGATTTCACATAACAGATAAGAAAGACAGTGATGGCCTTTATGAAGCAAGCAATAAAAATGCCCATGCATGGTGCGAAATATTGGTATCCCCATCAAAAAATATGTGGGCTGTATTAGATCCTATACCAGATTCAACAGATTTATTACTTAAAGAGGAACAGCTTAAAAAAGCAAAGGCACAAAGTGAACTGCAGAATAAACAATATCAGATTAAGAAAAATCAAAATATGCAGGATAAAAATGACATTGTTAATCAGTCAGCTGATAAATCTTTATTTAGTAAAAAGGTAATTTATATAATATCAATATTTACAGCGCTTACTATGCTGTTGTTTATAAGAGTAATATTTATTATAATAAAAACAAGATCAATAATTAGAAATAAAAGTATAATACCATTATATAACCAGCTTATAAAAAGATTAAAAACATCAGGTATGGTAAAAGAAGACAGTATTAGTGATATGGAGTTTGCTTCTAATATAAATGAATTGAAATTAAGATTTAAAATGGTTTCTTTGGTTAAAACAGCCTATGAGGAGTTTTATGGAGGGAAGCAAAATATAAATGCGGATAAAAAAGATTATTTAATATCTGTAGAGGAATATTTGAAGGAAACACAAGGTAAACTTAGATATTATATAGAAAAACTGTTTTTTTACTAA
- a CDS encoding methyl-accepting chemotaxis protein, translating to MDDIIIENTLQKAFNELIPYMQYFFDDEIAFTMSNLTSFIKVVNSKNINMNASPGDPLRPGGAAYECIKAKKVLSLIVPKEVFGVEIKAIGVPVKDDSNKIIGSIVLVKSLKRHYEIQDLSQKLCHAVNSISQASKIITTDVEKTVTTNDKVISEVKEAENSTKNSDEVIGFVKGVASQTNLLGLNAAIEAARAGEYGKGFSVVANEIRKLSSSSNKSINEINDILGKINLSVNNIASSVHSSADNFKEQLAKLQEMDADIQSLNSLTNSLVELAEK from the coding sequence ATGGATGATATAATCATAGAAAATACTTTACAGAAGGCATTTAATGAACTTATACCATATATGCAGTATTTTTTTGATGATGAAATAGCTTTTACCATGTCAAACCTAACTAGTTTTATTAAGGTTGTAAACAGCAAAAATATTAACATGAATGCTTCTCCCGGGGATCCTTTAAGACCTGGTGGGGCTGCCTATGAATGCATTAAGGCAAAGAAGGTATTATCACTAATAGTTCCAAAAGAGGTATTTGGTGTTGAAATAAAGGCCATAGGAGTACCTGTAAAAGATGACAGCAATAAAATAATAGGAAGTATAGTCTTGGTTAAATCACTGAAAAGACATTATGAGATTCAGGATTTATCACAAAAATTATGCCATGCGGTGAATAGTATAAGCCAGGCTTCAAAAATCATAACAACAGATGTTGAAAAAACTGTAACTACCAATGATAAAGTAATATCTGAAGTTAAAGAGGCTGAAAATAGTACTAAAAACTCAGATGAGGTAATAGGTTTCGTTAAGGGTGTTGCATCACAGACTAACCTATTAGGATTAAATGCTGCAATAGAAGCTGCAAGAGCAGGAGAATATGGTAAGGGGTTCTCCGTAGTGGCAAATGAAATAAGAAAATTGTCCAGTTCCAGCAATAAATCTATAAATGAAATTAACGATATTTTAGGCAAAATCAATCTATCTGTAAACAATATAGCTTCAAGTGTACACTCTTCTGCGGATAATTTTAAGGAACAGCTTGCAAAGCTTCAGGAAATGGATGCAGATATACAAAGCTTAAATTCCTTAACTAATAGTCTGGTGGAATTAGCTGAAAAGTAA
- a CDS encoding N-acetylmuramoyl-L-alanine amidase, translated as MISKFDDTLMVNKKDISLLSNIVLAKNTKTSKGDVVKENEKITIVLDAGHGGVDKGTSYDNLYEKDINLKIVNYIKKGLEAKGFNIVLTRDKDELIPLKQIGEIANSSNAKLMVSIHINSYKDSGVKGITGYYYSNKSSMPKERMLLSKDIVNSICRDSSWINNGIKSQNLAVLRYSDIPCALIECGYITNMDDREKLKDDSTLMNMAENIASGITNYINNNNK; from the coding sequence ATGATTAGTAAATTTGATGATACTTTAATGGTAAATAAGAAGGACATTAGCTTATTATCAAATATAGTTCTGGCGAAGAATACAAAAACATCAAAAGGAGATGTGGTAAAAGAAAATGAGAAGATCACCATTGTGCTGGATGCAGGGCATGGCGGAGTGGATAAAGGGACAAGCTATGATAATTTATATGAAAAGGATATTAATTTAAAAATAGTAAATTATATAAAAAAAGGGCTGGAAGCTAAGGGGTTTAATATAGTTCTTACAAGGGATAAGGATGAACTTATTCCATTAAAACAGATTGGTGAAATTGCTAATAGTTCAAATGCTAAATTAATGGTATCAATTCATATTAATTCATATAAAGATTCTGGTGTTAAGGGAATAACAGGCTATTATTACAGCAATAAAAGTTCAATGCCAAAGGAAAGGATGCTGCTTTCTAAGGATATAGTTAACAGTATATGCAGAGATAGCAGCTGGATAAATAACGGTATCAAAAGTCAAAATCTTGCTGTTTTAAGATATTCAGATATTCCATGTGCTTTAATTGAGTGCGGTTATATTACCAATATGGATGACAGAGAAAAATTAAAAGATGATAGCACTTTAATGAATATGGCAGAAAATATTGCTTCAGGTATTACAAATTATATCAATAACAATAATAAGTAA
- a CDS encoding Cof-type HAD-IIB family hydrolase produces MKYKLLCLDMDGTLLNKENSISERNKSAIKRASQKGVKVAISTGRVFTSAYYYSDILGIKTPIIASNGAYLREKDRDEVIYKNVLSIDQCRKIASILKANDLYFHFNTTTAILTAKLLYSSEFYAKANKSLPDNMKIKINVIDDWEKTFEQNDGEIVKCIAIDDDNVKLNKVKDEIINLGDFEVVSSWNNNFEIMNKGASKGHAVQVLANYYDIDKESIICIGDSENDLPMIKYAGLGIAMGNAPDYVKNQADYVTDTNSEHGVAKAIEKFILNE; encoded by the coding sequence TTGAAATACAAATTATTGTGTTTAGATATGGATGGTACTTTGCTGAATAAAGAAAACAGCATTAGTGAAAGAAACAAAAGTGCAATTAAAAGGGCTTCTCAAAAAGGTGTTAAGGTTGCCATAAGTACTGGCAGAGTATTTACATCTGCTTATTATTATTCAGATATTCTGGGAATAAAAACTCCTATAATAGCTTCTAATGGAGCTTATTTAAGAGAAAAAGACAGGGATGAAGTGATTTATAAAAATGTTCTGTCAATAGATCAATGCAGAAAAATTGCATCTATTTTGAAGGCTAATGATTTATATTTTCATTTCAATACAACCACTGCAATTTTAACTGCAAAGTTACTATATTCATCTGAGTTTTATGCTAAGGCAAATAAAAGCCTGCCTGATAATATGAAGATAAAAATCAATGTAATTGATGATTGGGAAAAAACATTTGAGCAAAATGATGGTGAAATAGTAAAATGTATTGCTATTGATGATGATAATGTAAAATTAAATAAAGTTAAAGATGAAATAATAAATTTAGGCGATTTTGAGGTGGTAAGCTCCTGGAATAATAATTTTGAGATAATGAATAAAGGTGCATCAAAGGGACATGCTGTTCAGGTATTAGCAAATTATTATGATATAGATAAAGAATCAATAATCTGCATTGGAGACAGCGAAAATGATCTTCCTATGATAAAATATGCAGGACTTGGCATAGCAATGGGGAATGCTCCTGATTATGTTAAGAATCAGGCAGATTATGTTACAGATACAAATTCAGAGCATGGAGTGGCTAAAGCTATAGAAAAGTTTATTTTAAATGAATAA
- a CDS encoding tRNA (cytidine(34)-2'-O)-methyltransferase has translation MNLNIVLFEPEIPQNTGNIARTCVLTGCKLHLIKPLGFSLDEKHLRRAGLDYWKYLDLTIYESYDELREKYKDSAFYFSTTHGNKYYTDVVFKEGDFIIFGKESAGLPDRIRESDPEKCIRVPMIKTTTRSLNLSNSVAVVAYEALRQLGFPDMK, from the coding sequence TTGAATTTAAACATAGTATTATTTGAACCAGAAATTCCTCAGAATACTGGAAATATTGCAAGAACATGTGTATTGACAGGATGCAAGCTGCATTTAATAAAGCCTTTGGGATTTAGTTTAGATGAAAAACATTTGAGAAGAGCTGGTTTGGATTATTGGAAGTATCTTGATTTAACCATTTATGAATCTTATGATGAACTAAGAGAAAAATATAAGGATTCTGCTTTTTATTTTTCCACTACCCATGGTAATAAATATTACACTGATGTTGTGTTTAAAGAAGGCGATTTTATAATTTTTGGTAAAGAATCAGCTGGCTTACCAGATAGAATTAGAGAAAGTGATCCTGAAAAATGTATAAGAGTCCCAATGATTAAAACTACAACAAGATCATTAAATCTATCAAATTCTGTGGCCGTTGTTGCTTATGAAGCATTAAGACAGCTTGGTTTTCCCGATATGAAGTAG
- a CDS encoding DegV family protein, whose product MDKIKIITDSTADLQSELLIENDIECLPLLVTMNGHTYRDGIDINLDELLNKMENMDEFPGTAQINPQRFYNCYKKYLDDGYKIISIHLSSKMSGTYQSACIAKDMLETNDIVVIDSLNVTSGLGLLVLKACRLRDEGLDIFQIKEEIIKAIPHVKSVLAFETLDNLVKGGRLSKTAGRIGNILGIKPILAVENGEMALKDRVRGSKKAIRYILDYVSKVGIKPGELSILDQVHNKDILDILREDLNKEKTKFIECEVGCVVGVHAGPGACGIFFIENY is encoded by the coding sequence ATGGACAAAATAAAGATAATAACAGACAGTACTGCAGATCTGCAATCAGAACTGCTTATAGAAAATGATATTGAATGTCTTCCGCTGCTGGTTACAATGAATGGACATACATATAGGGATGGTATAGATATAAATTTAGATGAGCTTCTTAATAAAATGGAAAATATGGATGAATTCCCTGGCACAGCTCAAATAAATCCACAAAGATTTTATAACTGTTATAAAAAGTATTTAGATGATGGATATAAGATTATATCCATTCATTTATCATCTAAAATGAGTGGAACATATCAATCAGCCTGTATAGCAAAAGATATGCTGGAAACTAATGATATAGTTGTAATAGACAGCTTAAATGTTACCTCAGGTCTTGGCCTATTGGTACTGAAAGCCTGTAGACTCAGGGATGAAGGCTTAGATATATTCCAGATTAAAGAAGAAATAATAAAAGCTATTCCCCATGTTAAAAGTGTGTTAGCCTTTGAAACTTTAGACAATTTAGTAAAGGGTGGAAGATTATCAAAAACAGCAGGCAGAATTGGAAATATATTAGGCATAAAACCAATATTAGCAGTTGAAAATGGTGAGATGGCACTTAAGGATAGGGTAAGAGGAAGTAAAAAGGCTATTAGATATATATTGGATTATGTTTCAAAAGTGGGCATAAAACCTGGAGAATTGTCTATTCTGGATCAAGTCCATAATAAAGATATCTTAGACATTCTAAGAGAAGATTTAAATAAAGAAAAAACAAAATTTATAGAATGTGAGGTTGGGTGTGTGGTAGGAGTACACGCAGGCCCAGGAGCATGTGGAATTTTTTTTATTGAAAACTATTGA